One Syntrophaceae bacterium DNA window includes the following coding sequences:
- the coaD gene encoding pantetheine-phosphate adenylyltransferase, whose protein sequence is MDKLAVYPGSFDPITNGHLDIIKRGLRFFDRLIILVAYNPNKSGLFSVQERMDLIRQVVGDDPRIRVDSFSGLLVNYVRDAGAQVILRGLRAVSDFEYEFQMALINRRLNRDIETVFLMTGYKWFYTSSNLIKEAAGHGGSVRGLVPEVVLQRLQEKYPTPSARR, encoded by the coding sequence ATGGACAAGCTGGCGGTCTACCCCGGGTCATTCGACCCGATCACCAACGGGCATCTCGACATCATCAAGCGCGGTCTCCGGTTTTTCGACCGGCTCATCATCCTCGTGGCCTACAACCCGAACAAGTCGGGCCTCTTCAGCGTCCAGGAGCGCATGGACCTGATCCGCCAGGTCGTCGGGGACGACCCGCGCATCCGCGTGGACAGTTTCTCGGGGCTCCTCGTGAACTACGTGCGGGACGCCGGCGCGCAGGTCATCCTCCGCGGCCTGAGAGCCGTCTCGGATTTCGAGTACGAGTTCCAGATGGCCCTCATCAACCGCCGCCTCAACCGCGACATCGAGACCGTATTCCTGATGACGGGCTACAAGTGGTTCTACACGAGTTCGAACCTGATCAAGGAGGCCGCCGGGCACGGAGGGTCCGTACGCGGGCTCGTCCCCGAAGTCGTCCTCCAGAGGCTTCAGGAGAAATACCCCACCCCATCGGCAAGGAGGTAA
- a CDS encoding pyridoxal phosphate-dependent aminotransferase produces the protein MQLGPLTKVLRPSPTLAVTMKAKALQKEGRDIIGFGAGEPDFDTPDNIKAAAIRAIQEGFTKYTPVGGIDELKDAVIEKLRRDNGLAYKRSQIVVSTGAKHTLYNMAQVLFGQGDEVIIPAPYWVSYPDIVLLADATPVIVDTTEAEGFKLTPEKLRKAITARTKALILNSPSNPTGAAYTLDELKALAEVLRGTDIIVVSDDIYEKVVYDGFVFANMANVSEEMKERTIVVNGLSKSHAMTGWRMGYAAGPDNVIEAMTEIQSQSTSNPTSIVQKAAIEALLGDQSFIPRMVAEFKRRRDTIVAALNAVPGISCATPPGAFYVFPRVAGLYGKKAGGKTITDSNTFSEFLLEAANVAVVPGQAFGNDDYVRLSYATSMDLIVEGTKRIARAVAALG, from the coding sequence ATGCAGCTCGGACCCCTGACGAAAGTGCTGCGGCCGTCGCCGACGCTGGCGGTGACCATGAAGGCCAAGGCCCTCCAGAAGGAGGGACGCGACATCATCGGCTTCGGCGCGGGAGAGCCCGATTTCGACACGCCCGACAACATCAAGGCCGCGGCCATCCGCGCCATCCAGGAAGGGTTCACGAAGTACACCCCGGTCGGCGGCATCGACGAGCTCAAGGACGCCGTCATCGAGAAGCTCCGACGGGACAACGGCCTCGCCTACAAGCGATCCCAGATCGTCGTGTCCACGGGGGCGAAGCACACCCTGTACAACATGGCCCAGGTCCTCTTCGGACAGGGTGACGAGGTGATCATCCCGGCGCCCTACTGGGTCTCCTACCCGGACATCGTGCTGCTGGCCGACGCCACGCCCGTCATCGTCGACACCACGGAGGCGGAAGGCTTCAAGCTGACGCCGGAAAAACTGCGGAAGGCCATCACCGCTCGGACGAAGGCCCTGATCCTCAACAGCCCCTCGAACCCGACGGGTGCGGCCTACACCCTCGATGAGCTGAAGGCCCTCGCGGAGGTGCTCCGGGGCACGGACATCATCGTCGTGAGCGACGACATCTACGAGAAGGTGGTCTACGACGGCTTTGTGTTTGCCAACATGGCCAACGTCAGCGAGGAGATGAAGGAAAGGACGATCGTCGTCAACGGCCTGTCCAAGTCGCACGCCATGACGGGCTGGAGGATGGGGTATGCCGCGGGGCCCGACAACGTGATCGAGGCCATGACGGAGATCCAGAGTCAGAGCACGTCGAACCCCACCTCGATCGTGCAGAAGGCCGCGATCGAGGCCCTGCTGGGCGACCAGTCCTTCATCCCGAGGATGGTGGCGGAATTCAAGAGGCGGCGGGACACGATCGTCGCGGCGCTCAACGCGGTGCCGGGAATCTCCTGCGCAACGCCGCCGGGCGCATTCTACGTGTTCCCACGGGTGGCCGGCCTCTACGGGAAGAAGGCCGGTGGCAAGACGATCACCGACTCGAACACGTTCAGCGAGTTCCTGCTGGAGGCGGCCAATGTCGCGGTGGTGCCCGGGCAGGCGTTCGGAAACGACGACTACGTCCGGCTCTCCTACGCCACGTCCATGGACCTCATCGTCGAGGGCACGAAGCGGATCGCCCGGGCCGTCGCCGCGCTCGGGTAG
- a CDS encoding amidophosphoribosyltransferase → MGGLFGVVSNQNCAKVLFYGTDYHSHLGTENGGMAIFGERGFYQTIHSISQAQFKSKFIGDYREMSGTMGIGSINNVAPQPLIVRSRFGTYAIAASGLITNKDALAEELLRQGVSFSEMAGGGVNPVELVARLVNRGENLIDGIVNMQKLIEGSLCMLILKEDGIYAVRDLYGRFPLVVGGTGKRGEYVVATEASSLQNLGYDVVMYPGPGEILRLSRSGIRPLRPAMPEKKVCAFLWIYTGEPSSTYEGKSVEIARERCGRALARKDRVKADFVTGIPDSGIGHAIGYAQESGIPYKRPLVKYTPGYGRSYTPPSQEIRDLVATMKIIAVRDVIRDSRMVVCDDSIVRGTQLKNFTIKKLWDNGAREIHLRVACPPLMFPCIYGSSTRTKGELAARRAIRSLRGRDAENIAPYLDPKTKAYREMVEWIRKDLNVTSLKYLTIDGMIDAIGLPEKDLCLYCWRGY, encoded by the coding sequence ATGGGAGGTTTGTTCGGCGTCGTTTCCAACCAGAACTGCGCGAAGGTCCTGTTCTACGGGACCGATTACCACTCGCACCTGGGGACCGAAAACGGAGGCATGGCCATTTTCGGTGAACGGGGATTCTACCAGACGATCCACAGCATCAGCCAGGCGCAGTTCAAGTCGAAGTTCATCGGCGACTACCGGGAGATGAGCGGCACCATGGGGATCGGCTCCATCAACAACGTGGCGCCGCAGCCCCTGATCGTCCGTTCCCGGTTCGGCACCTATGCCATCGCCGCCAGCGGCCTGATCACCAACAAGGACGCCCTGGCCGAGGAACTCCTGCGGCAGGGCGTCTCGTTCAGCGAGATGGCGGGAGGCGGCGTGAACCCCGTGGAACTGGTGGCGCGCCTCGTCAACCGGGGCGAGAACCTGATCGACGGCATCGTGAACATGCAGAAACTCATCGAGGGGTCCCTCTGCATGCTGATCCTGAAGGAGGACGGGATCTACGCGGTCCGGGATCTCTACGGGCGGTTTCCCCTCGTCGTCGGCGGCACGGGGAAGCGGGGCGAGTACGTCGTCGCCACGGAAGCCAGCTCCCTGCAGAACCTCGGCTACGACGTGGTGATGTATCCGGGGCCGGGGGAGATTTTGAGACTCAGCCGCTCCGGGATCAGGCCGCTGCGGCCGGCGATGCCCGAGAAGAAGGTCTGCGCCTTCCTCTGGATCTACACCGGGGAGCCGTCGTCGACCTACGAGGGCAAGTCGGTCGAGATCGCCCGCGAGCGCTGCGGACGGGCCCTGGCACGAAAGGACCGGGTGAAGGCGGATTTCGTCACGGGCATCCCCGATTCGGGGATCGGGCACGCCATCGGGTACGCCCAGGAATCGGGCATCCCCTACAAGCGGCCCCTCGTGAAGTACACGCCCGGCTACGGCAGGAGCTACACCCCGCCCTCCCAGGAGATTCGGGACCTCGTCGCCACCATGAAGATCATCGCGGTGCGCGACGTGATCCGTGACAGCCGCATGGTCGTCTGCGACGATTCCATTGTCCGCGGGACCCAGCTGAAAAACTTCACGATCAAGAAGCTGTGGGACAACGGCGCCCGGGAGATCCACCTCCGGGTGGCCTGTCCGCCTCTGATGTTCCCCTGCATCTACGGCAGCTCGACACGCACGAAGGGGGAGCTGGCCGCGCGGCGTGCGATCCGCTCCCTGCGCGGCAGGGACGCGGAGAACATCGCCCCCTACCTGGACCCGAAGACAAAGGCATACCGGGAGATGGTCGAATGGATCCGCAAGGATCTCAACGTCACCTCGCTCAAGTACCTGACCATCGACGGGATGATCGACGCCATCGGCCTGCCGGAAAAGGACCTCTGCCTGTACTGCTGGCGGGGATACTGA
- a CDS encoding IS256 family transposase, which translates to MNLSPEWDADYRSAARQALVGILEDQMNDRLDRYLDEVGRSLADRRNGSYCRHLLTELGDIELRVPRSRKTSMIGVVRAYARRIGCVERMILACFVLGISTRKIAHALMPVLGEPVSATTVSRVARRLDAAVSAFHRRPLRRAYRFLLFDGVVLKRRTGAGASTRVVLVVLGVTAQGRKEIIDFRIAHAESQSAWEVFLTDLYRRGLTGEGLEMIITDGGRGLLAALPFVYPQVPLQRCWVHKTRNVLNYARKSDQAAMKKDLHAISHAASLREAQAVLQRFCRIWRPLYPKAVKSLMSHEEELLAFFRLPHPKLWPTIRTTNLIERRFREVRRRTRPMGVFSDRTSMERILYAIFTHENLKEKTMTPFLVMTHNT; encoded by the coding sequence ATGAACCTGTCGCCGGAGTGGGATGCGGATTACCGCTCTGCGGCCCGTCAGGCCCTGGTCGGGATCTTGGAAGACCAGATGAACGACCGGCTGGACCGCTATCTCGACGAGGTGGGCCGCTCGCTGGCGGACCGGCGCAACGGCAGCTACTGCCGTCACCTGCTCACCGAGCTGGGGGATATCGAGCTGCGGGTGCCCCGGAGCCGCAAGACCAGCATGATCGGGGTGGTCCGGGCCTACGCCCGCCGCATCGGCTGCGTGGAGCGGATGATCCTGGCGTGCTTTGTCCTCGGGATCTCCACCCGCAAGATCGCCCACGCCCTGATGCCGGTTCTGGGCGAGCCCGTCAGCGCCACGACGGTGAGCCGGGTGGCCCGGAGGCTCGATGCGGCCGTGAGCGCCTTCCACAGACGGCCGCTGCGCCGAGCCTACCGGTTCCTGCTGTTCGACGGGGTGGTGCTCAAGCGCAGAACCGGAGCCGGGGCCTCCACGCGCGTCGTCCTGGTGGTCCTGGGGGTGACGGCCCAGGGCCGCAAGGAGATCATCGACTTCCGGATCGCCCACGCCGAGTCACAGAGCGCCTGGGAGGTCTTCCTCACGGATCTGTATCGACGGGGACTCACGGGCGAGGGGCTCGAGATGATCATCACCGACGGGGGCCGGGGCCTGCTGGCCGCCCTGCCCTTTGTCTATCCGCAGGTGCCCCTGCAGCGCTGCTGGGTGCATAAAACCCGCAACGTCCTCAACTACGCCCGCAAGAGCGACCAGGCCGCCATGAAGAAGGACCTGCACGCCATCAGCCATGCCGCCTCTCTGCGCGAGGCCCAAGCCGTCCTGCAGCGCTTCTGCCGCATCTGGCGCCCGCTCTATCCCAAGGCCGTCAAGAGCCTCATGAGCCACGAGGAAGAACTCCTGGCGTTCTTCCGGCTGCCCCATCCCAAGCTCTGGCCCACGATCCGGACCACCAACCTCATCGAACGCAGATTCCGCGAGGTCCGCAGGAGAACCCGCCCCATGGGCGTCTTCTCCGATCGAACCAGCATGGAGAGAATCCTCTATGCCATCTTTACCCATGAGAACCTGAAAGAAAAAACCATGACCCCTTTCCTCGTCATGACACATAACACTTGA
- the ispG gene encoding flavodoxin-dependent (E)-4-hydroxy-3-methylbut-2-enyl-diphosphate synthase, which yields MSEHAVIARKRTRQIRVGGVPVGGDAPVAVQSMTSTDTRDVEATVAQIARLEKAGCEIVRVAVLDEEAARAIRAVRKAIGIPLIADIHFSRKLAIAALENGADAVRVNPGNLGREKIRDIVEAAKARGASLRIGVNSGSVEKELLAKHGGPSAEALVESAMGSIAFIEDLGFRDFKLSLKSSDVPTMIRAYRRVSELTDCPLHLGVTEAGSVLASSIKSSIGIGTLLQDGIGDTIRVSVTGDPAVEMTIAYGILRALGIRRVGPDIIACPTCGRCEIDLSRLVEEVERRLAGMKDYLKIAIMGCVVNGPGEAAEADIGIAGGRGLGILFKRGKPVRKVSEEELVEVLLQEIERMRLERGT from the coding sequence ATGAGTGAACACGCCGTGATAGCCAGGAAAAGAACCCGCCAGATCCGGGTGGGGGGCGTCCCTGTCGGGGGTGATGCCCCCGTGGCCGTCCAGTCCATGACGTCCACGGACACCCGGGATGTGGAAGCCACCGTCGCGCAGATCGCCCGGCTCGAAAAGGCGGGCTGCGAGATCGTCCGGGTGGCCGTGCTCGACGAGGAAGCGGCACGGGCGATCCGGGCCGTCCGGAAGGCCATCGGGATCCCGCTGATCGCCGACATCCATTTCAGCCGGAAACTGGCCATCGCCGCCCTGGAGAACGGGGCCGACGCCGTGCGCGTCAACCCGGGGAACCTGGGGCGCGAAAAGATCCGCGACATCGTCGAGGCGGCGAAGGCCCGGGGGGCCTCTCTGCGCATCGGCGTCAACTCGGGTTCGGTGGAGAAGGAACTGCTGGCCAAGCACGGGGGGCCCAGCGCGGAGGCCCTCGTCGAGAGCGCGATGGGCAGCATCGCGTTCATCGAGGACCTGGGATTCCGTGACTTCAAGCTTTCCCTGAAATCCTCCGACGTGCCCACGATGATCCGGGCCTACCGTCGGGTGTCTGAGCTGACCGACTGCCCCCTGCACCTGGGGGTCACCGAGGCCGGCAGTGTGCTGGCCTCGAGCATCAAGTCCTCCATCGGTATCGGGACCCTCCTGCAGGATGGGATCGGCGACACGATCCGCGTCTCCGTCACGGGGGACCCGGCCGTGGAGATGACCATCGCCTACGGGATCCTCAGGGCCCTGGGGATCCGGAGGGTGGGGCCCGACATCATCGCCTGCCCGACCTGCGGCCGCTGCGAGATCGACCTGTCGCGCCTCGTCGAGGAGGTGGAGAGGAGGCTGGCAGGGATGAAGGACTATCTCAAGATCGCCATCATGGGCTGCGTCGTCAACGGTCCGGGCGAGGCCGCGGAGGCGGACATCGGCATCGCCGGGGGCCGCGGGCTCGGCATCCTGTTCAAGCGCGGCAAGCCGGTCAGAAAAGTCAGCGAGGAGGAACTCGTCGAGGTTCTTCTCCAGGAGATCGAACGGATGAGATTGGAAAGGGGGACGTGA
- a CDS encoding proline--tRNA ligase, with the protein MRYSQMFLPTVREVPSDAEVVSHQLMIRAGMIRKLTSGIYSVLPLGYRTVKKVEQIIREEMDAAGAQEVYLPAVQPAELWQESGRWGFYGKELLRFKDRHLRDYCIGPTHEEVITDLVRNEIKTYRQLPQNLYQIQTKFRDEVRPRFGVMRCREFDMKDAYSFDADEKGADASYERMFKAYTRIFSRIGLRFRPVEADSGNIGGAYSHEFMVLADTGEDALAFCSGCNYAANLEKAEIARPEQKPLDPALFKPLETIHTPNVRTIEEVSAFLQVSPQDIVKTLVFVADGKPVAVLIRGDEEVNEAKLRNHLGADSVELATDDIVLEVTGSPKGFAGAIGIKAPVYADYSLMNRVNVVMGANREDYHVKNANLGRDFTVTAFADLRIIKESDSCPRCGKPIRFARGIEVGHVFKLGTKYSKAMKATFLDRDGKEKYMVMGCYGIGVGRTVAAAIEQHHDDKGILWPMTIAPFHVIIVPVNVNDKAIAATAETLYRELEAAVVEVLLDDRDERAGVKFNDADLIGIPIRVTIGPKSAASGSVEMRMRKTGETRLIPVAEAAAVIRDIVRGELKALNDPNNGHPR; encoded by the coding sequence ATGCGGTATTCCCAGATGTTTTTGCCCACGGTCAGGGAGGTTCCATCGGATGCGGAAGTCGTCAGCCACCAGCTCATGATCCGGGCGGGGATGATCCGGAAGCTCACCTCCGGGATCTACTCCGTCCTTCCCCTGGGGTACCGCACGGTGAAGAAGGTGGAGCAGATCATCCGCGAGGAGATGGACGCCGCGGGGGCCCAGGAGGTCTACCTGCCGGCCGTCCAGCCCGCCGAGCTCTGGCAGGAGTCGGGGCGATGGGGATTCTACGGCAAGGAACTCCTGCGGTTCAAGGACCGCCACCTGCGGGACTACTGCATCGGGCCCACCCACGAGGAGGTCATCACGGACCTGGTGCGCAACGAGATCAAGACCTACCGGCAGCTCCCCCAGAACCTCTACCAGATCCAAACCAAGTTCCGCGACGAGGTCCGGCCCCGCTTCGGCGTCATGCGGTGCCGCGAGTTCGACATGAAGGACGCCTACAGCTTCGACGCGGACGAGAAGGGTGCCGATGCGAGCTACGAGAGGATGTTCAAGGCCTACACGCGGATCTTCTCCCGGATCGGGCTCAGGTTCCGGCCCGTCGAGGCCGACTCGGGCAACATCGGGGGGGCCTACTCCCACGAGTTCATGGTGCTGGCCGACACGGGCGAGGACGCCCTGGCCTTCTGCTCGGGCTGCAACTACGCGGCGAACCTCGAGAAGGCGGAGATCGCCCGCCCGGAGCAGAAGCCGCTGGACCCGGCGCTGTTCAAGCCCCTCGAGACGATCCACACCCCGAATGTCCGGACGATCGAGGAGGTCTCCGCATTTCTGCAGGTGAGCCCGCAGGACATCGTGAAGACCCTCGTCTTCGTGGCCGACGGCAAGCCCGTGGCCGTGCTCATCCGCGGCGACGAGGAGGTCAACGAGGCCAAGCTGAGAAACCATCTCGGGGCGGACTCGGTGGAGCTGGCCACCGACGACATCGTGCTCGAGGTGACGGGCTCCCCCAAGGGGTTTGCCGGCGCCATCGGGATCAAGGCCCCCGTCTACGCCGACTACTCGCTCATGAACCGCGTCAACGTGGTCATGGGGGCCAACCGCGAGGACTACCACGTGAAGAACGCCAATCTCGGGCGAGACTTCACCGTGACGGCCTTCGCGGACCTGAGGATCATCAAGGAGTCCGACAGCTGCCCCCGCTGCGGGAAACCGATCCGGTTCGCCCGCGGCATCGAGGTGGGGCACGTCTTCAAGCTGGGCACGAAGTACAGCAAGGCCATGAAGGCCACCTTCCTCGACCGCGACGGCAAGGAGAAATACATGGTCATGGGCTGCTACGGGATCGGCGTGGGCCGGACCGTGGCGGCCGCCATCGAGCAGCATCACGACGACAAGGGCATCCTGTGGCCCATGACCATCGCGCCGTTCCACGTGATCATCGTGCCCGTGAACGTCAACGACAAAGCGATCGCCGCAACAGCCGAGACGCTCTACCGCGAGCTCGAGGCGGCGGTCGTCGAGGTCCTCCTCGACGACCGGGACGAGCGCGCCGGCGTGAAGTTCAACGATGCCGATCTCATCGGGATCCCCATCCGGGTGACCATCGGGCCCAAGAGCGCAGCCTCCGGAAGCGTGGAGATGCGGATGCGCAAGACGGGCGAGACCCGGCTGATCCCCGTCGCGGAGGCGGCGGCCGTGATCCGGGACATCGTCCGGGGGGAGCTGAAAGCCCTCAATGATCCGAATAACGGACATCCTCGATAA
- a CDS encoding bifunctional (p)ppGpp synthetase/guanosine-3',5'-bis(diphosphate) 3'-pyrophosphohydrolase — protein sequence MIRITDILDKVGKYASQADLELIEKAYIFSATVHAGQMRLSGEPYLTHPMEVANILADMKLDAASIVTGILHDTVEDTLATLPQIEEAFGKEVAALVDGLTKLSKITFASREERQAENFRKMILAMSADIRIILVKLADRVHNMRTLEFQPEPRRSAIATETLELYAPLANRLGINWIRMELEDLAFKYLYPEAYNDLVQRIDKRKEERDRYTQEVKGIIQREMENFGLKGEVEGRAKHYFSIYRKMETQRIDFDEVYDLLAFRIILDSNKEKECYEALSVVHALWKPVPGRFKDYIAMPKANNYRSLHTTVIGPYGERVEIQIRTRDMHEWAEGGIAAHWRYKDRGSLKGSDQEQIQKLRDLFEVQQDLKDPREFMKNLKLALFPDEVYVFTPQGDVRAFPKGATPIDFAYSIHTDVGNQCVGARVNRNIVPLSYQLQNGDTVEIITQAGRHPSKDWLKHAVTSRAVSKIKAWIKTEERNKSIALGRDILEKEFRKHKLSLSQILKADELKKICEEYSIDDVDDLMAVIGYGKISARQIVNRYLPEEPEKREESLPEKIWKKLRKPEATGVSITGIDDVMVRFGKCCDPLPGDEIVGYISRGRGMSVHRANCPMIADFDPERIVDVHWNITEKHTYPVHVRVTCKDKKGLLAELSTAISSHDVNISHATVETIPGEQAICEFDLDVTDLKHFNDVVAALKRLKAVITVERVRVSDAKPEKKQEKRADRKKFQ from the coding sequence ATGATCCGAATAACGGACATCCTCGATAAGGTCGGGAAATACGCGTCGCAGGCGGACCTGGAGTTGATCGAGAAGGCCTACATCTTCTCGGCCACGGTCCATGCGGGACAGATGCGCCTGTCCGGCGAGCCCTACCTGACGCACCCCATGGAGGTCGCCAACATCCTGGCCGACATGAAGCTCGACGCGGCCTCGATCGTCACGGGGATCCTGCACGACACCGTCGAGGACACCCTGGCGACCCTGCCCCAGATCGAGGAAGCCTTCGGCAAGGAGGTGGCCGCTCTCGTCGACGGGCTGACCAAGCTCTCCAAGATCACCTTCGCGAGCCGCGAGGAGAGACAGGCGGAGAACTTCCGCAAGATGATCCTCGCCATGTCGGCCGACATCCGGATCATCCTCGTGAAGCTGGCCGACCGGGTCCACAACATGCGCACGCTCGAATTCCAGCCCGAGCCGAGGCGCAGCGCCATCGCGACAGAGACCCTCGAGCTCTACGCCCCCCTGGCCAACCGCCTCGGGATCAACTGGATCCGCATGGAGCTCGAGGACCTCGCCTTCAAGTACCTCTACCCCGAGGCCTACAACGACCTGGTGCAGCGGATCGACAAGCGCAAGGAGGAGCGAGACCGCTACACGCAGGAGGTCAAGGGCATCATCCAGCGGGAGATGGAAAACTTCGGGCTCAAGGGCGAGGTGGAGGGCCGGGCGAAGCACTACTTCAGCATCTACCGCAAGATGGAGACCCAGCGGATCGACTTCGACGAAGTCTATGACCTGCTCGCCTTCCGCATCATCCTGGACTCCAACAAGGAGAAGGAGTGCTACGAGGCCCTGAGCGTCGTCCACGCGCTCTGGAAGCCGGTGCCGGGACGCTTCAAGGACTACATCGCCATGCCCAAGGCGAACAACTACCGCTCGCTGCACACGACGGTCATCGGCCCCTACGGCGAGCGCGTGGAGATCCAGATCCGCACCCGCGACATGCACGAGTGGGCCGAAGGGGGCATCGCCGCCCACTGGCGCTACAAGGATCGAGGGTCGCTCAAGGGAAGCGACCAGGAGCAGATCCAGAAGCTCCGGGACCTCTTCGAGGTGCAGCAGGACCTCAAGGACCCCCGGGAATTCATGAAGAACCTCAAGCTCGCCCTCTTCCCCGACGAGGTCTACGTGTTCACGCCGCAGGGCGACGTGCGGGCCTTCCCCAAGGGGGCCACCCCGATCGATTTCGCCTACAGCATTCACACCGACGTGGGCAACCAGTGCGTGGGGGCCCGGGTGAACCGCAACATCGTGCCCCTGTCCTACCAGCTGCAGAACGGCGACACCGTCGAGATCATCACCCAGGCGGGGCGTCACCCCAGCAAGGACTGGCTCAAGCACGCCGTGACGTCCCGGGCCGTCTCGAAGATCAAGGCCTGGATCAAGACCGAGGAACGCAACAAGAGCATCGCCCTCGGGCGCGACATCCTGGAGAAGGAGTTCCGCAAGCACAAGCTGAGCCTCAGCCAGATCCTCAAGGCCGATGAGCTCAAGAAGATCTGCGAGGAGTACTCCATCGATGACGTCGACGACCTCATGGCCGTCATCGGCTACGGGAAGATCTCGGCGCGGCAGATCGTGAACCGGTACCTCCCGGAGGAGCCCGAGAAGAGGGAAGAGTCCCTGCCGGAAAAGATCTGGAAGAAGCTGCGCAAGCCCGAGGCCACCGGGGTGTCCATCACGGGGATCGACGACGTCATGGTTCGGTTCGGCAAGTGCTGCGACCCCCTGCCGGGCGACGAGATCGTCGGCTACATTTCCCGGGGCCGCGGGATGAGCGTTCACCGGGCCAACTGCCCCATGATCGCCGATTTCGACCCCGAGCGGATCGTCGACGTACACTGGAACATCACGGAGAAGCACACCTACCCCGTGCACGTCCGGGTGACCTGCAAGGACAAGAAAGGGCTGCTGGCCGAGCTGAGCACGGCCATTTCCTCCCACGACGTCAACATCAGCCACGCCACGGTGGAGACCATACCCGGCGAGCAGGCGATCTGCGAGTTCGACCTCGACGTGACGGACCTCAAGCACTTCAACGACGTCGTGGCCGCCCTCAAGCGCCTGAAGGCCGTCATCACGGTGGAACGGGTCCGGGTCTCCGACGCGAAGCCGGAGAAGAAACAGGAGAAGAGGGCGGACAGGAAGAAGTTCCAGTGA
- a CDS encoding N-acetylmuramoyl-L-alanine amidase: protein MMRLRSSTIAVLCALAAMLAWGGPAEAKDPTGKFVTVIDPAHGGKDEGVQLTRRVLEKDVTLAIATLVKRNLDDAKNLTVRFTRMGDTDVAMADRVGTAIKAQADLFISLHVNAGFEKEAAGYELYFPGFGGQEAARGTSRGESAAIVRDMVRTKHLNEGVRFAQILQKRLDPVFPRMDRGLREAPVLILQNLSIPAVVLEIGFSTNPGDRKKLQEESVQAAVAKAIAESIREFFQ from the coding sequence ATGATGAGACTGCGATCGTCGACGATAGCCGTGCTGTGCGCCCTCGCCGCGATGCTGGCCTGGGGCGGCCCCGCCGAGGCCAAGGACCCGACGGGGAAGTTTGTGACGGTGATCGACCCCGCACACGGGGGAAAGGACGAAGGCGTCCAGCTGACACGCAGGGTCCTCGAGAAGGACGTCACCCTGGCGATTGCGACCTTGGTGAAGAGAAATCTCGATGACGCGAAGAACCTGACGGTGCGGTTCACCCGCATGGGCGACACCGACGTGGCGATGGCGGACCGCGTGGGCACGGCGATCAAGGCCCAGGCGGACCTGTTCATCAGTCTTCACGTCAATGCGGGGTTCGAGAAGGAGGCCGCGGGCTATGAGCTCTACTTCCCCGGTTTCGGGGGGCAGGAAGCCGCCCGGGGGACCTCCCGAGGGGAATCGGCCGCCATCGTCCGCGACATGGTCCGGACGAAGCATCTCAACGAGGGTGTCCGGTTCGCCCAGATCCTGCAGAAGAGGCTCGACCCGGTCTTTCCCCGCATGGACCGCGGGCTCCGCGAGGCCCCGGTTCTCATCTTGCAGAATCTCTCGATCCCCGCCGTTGTCCTGGAGATCGGGTTTTCCACGAACCCCGGCGACCGCAAGAAGCTCCAGGAGGAATCGGTCCAGGCCGCCGTTGCGAAGGCGATCGCGGAGAGCATCCGGGAATTCTTCCAGTGA
- the rph gene encoding ribonuclease PH yields the protein MRKDGRRPDQIRPVVITRDYLRHPKGSVLIEMGDTRVICAVSVEEGVPPFLKNTGRGWLTAEYAMIPSSTHERSARESSRGKVGGRTHEIQRLIGRALRAVTDLTAIGERTLYIDCDVIQADGGTRTAAITGAFVALVDAFRRLRAEGVVDRVPVLDFVSAVSVGLVDGRMLLDLQYEEDSRAEVDMNVVMTRGGLFIEVQGTAEGAPFTRERLEGLTNLAAGGIAMLTQKQIEILGETL from the coding sequence ATGAGGAAAGACGGCCGCAGACCCGACCAGATCCGCCCCGTCGTGATCACGAGGGATTACCTCCGCCACCCCAAGGGTTCCGTTCTCATCGAGATGGGCGACACGCGGGTGATCTGCGCGGTCTCCGTCGAGGAGGGTGTGCCCCCGTTTCTCAAGAACACGGGCAGGGGCTGGCTCACCGCCGAGTACGCCATGATCCCGTCCTCCACACACGAGCGCAGTGCGCGCGAGTCCTCGAGGGGGAAAGTCGGCGGACGCACCCACGAGATCCAGCGGCTCATCGGCAGGGCGCTGCGGGCCGTGACGGACCTCACCGCCATCGGGGAGCGGACGTTGTACATCGACTGCGACGTGATCCAGGCCGACGGGGGGACCCGCACGGCGGCCATCACGGGCGCCTTCGTGGCCCTGGTCGATGCCTTCCGGAGGCTTCGCGCCGAGGGTGTCGTCGACAGGGTGCCCGTGCTAGACTTCGTATCCGCCGTGAGCGTGGGTCTCGTGGACGGCCGGATGCTTCTCGACCTGCAGTACGAGGAGGACTCCCGGGCGGAAGTGGACATGAATGTCGTGATGACCCGCGGGGGACTCTTCATCGAGGTGCAGGGAACGGCCGAGGGGGCGCCGTTCACGCGGGAGCGTCTCGAGGGGCTCACGAACCTGGCCGCGGGCGGCATCGCCATGCTGACGCAGAAACAGATCGAAATCCTTGGGGAAACACTCTGA